The following are encoded in a window of Chlorocebus sabaeus isolate Y175 chromosome 22, mChlSab1.0.hap1, whole genome shotgun sequence genomic DNA:
- the CCR1 gene encoding C-C chemokine receptor type 1, with protein METPDTTENYDMITEFDYGDATPCHKVNERAILAQLLPPLYSLVFVIGVVGNLLVVLVLVQYKRLKNMTNIYLLNLAISDLLFLFTLPFLIYYKSTDDWIFGDAMCKILSGFYYTGLYSEIFFIILLTIDRYLAIVHAVFALRARTVTFGVITSIIIWALAILASSPLMYFSKTQWNIARHSCNLHFPYESFQQWKLFQALKLNLFGLVLPLLVMIVCYTGIIKILLRRPNEKKSKAVRLIFVIMIIFFLFWTPYNLTELISVFQEFLFTHLCEQNRQLDVAMEVTEVIANMHCCVNPVIYAFAGERFRKYLRQLFHRRVAVHLVKWLPFLSGDRLERVSSTSPSTGEHELSAGL; from the coding sequence ATGGAGACTCCAGACACCACAGAGAACTATGACATGATCACAGAGTTTGACTATGGGGATGCAACTCCATGCCACAAGGTGAATGAGAGGGCCATTTTGGCCCAACTGCTGCCCCCTCTGTACTCCTTGGTATTTGTCATTGGCGTGGTTGGAAACCTCCTGGTGGTCTTGGTCCTTGTGCAATACAAGAGGCTCAAAAACATGACCAACATCTACCTTCTGAACCTGGCCATTTCTGACCTGCTCTTCCTGTTCACACTGCCCTTCTTGATCTACTACAAGTCGACAGATGACTGGATTTTCGGTGATGCCATGTGTAAGATCCTCTCTGGGTTTTATTACACAGGCTTGTACAGCGAGATCTTTTTCATCATCCTGCTGACGATTGACAGGTACCTGGCCATCGTCCATGCCGTGTTTGCCTTGAGGGCACGGACCGTCACTTTTGGTGTCATCACCAGCATCATCATTTGGGCCCTGGCCATCTTGGCTTCCTCGCCACTCATGTACTTTTCCAAGACCCAGTGGAACATCGCTCGCCACAGCTGCAACCTTCACTTTCCTTACGAAAGCTTTCAACAGTGGAAGCTGTTTCAGGCTCTGAAACTGAACCTCTTTGGGCTGGTGTTGCCTTTGTTGGTCATGATTGTCTGCTACACAGGGATCATAAAGATTCTGCTCAGACGACCAAATGAGAAGAAATCCAAAGCTGTCCGTCTGATTTTTGTCATCATgatcatcttctttctcttttggaCCCCGTACAATTTGACTGaacttatttctgttttccaagaATTCTTGTTCACTCATCTTTGTGAGCAGAACAGACAATTGGACGTGGCTATGGAAGTGACGGAGGTGATCGCTAACATGCACTGCTGTGTCAACCCAGTGATTTACGCCTTCGCCGGTGAGAGGTTCCGGAAGTACCTACGGCAGTTGTTCCACAGGCGTGTGGCCGTGCACCTGGTTAAATGGCTCCCCTTCCTCTCCGGGGACAGGCTGGAGAGGGTCAGCTCCACGTCTCCCTCCACAGGGGAGCATGAACTCTCTGCTGGACTCTGA